A region of Cyanobium sp. ATX 6F1 DNA encodes the following proteins:
- a CDS encoding DUF4330 domain-containing protein produces the protein MAAQQSNRRSIGLVDIGAALAVVLAAVGVIWSPKLSGAVAKATGALKPITVTVDVRGIPAADPAALIAAAKQKGSLNIVIRNQPHGSVTVKDVTPLPRRISTITPAGRVITVDDPNQRVFSTLDARFLLQGQGQITKEGVEFGGQGIKVGTPIELDDNQFRVSGTVTSLKVGS, from the coding sequence ATGGCTGCCCAGCAATCGAACCGCCGTTCCATCGGTTTGGTGGACATCGGCGCTGCGCTCGCCGTGGTACTCGCCGCGGTGGGGGTGATCTGGAGCCCCAAACTCAGCGGTGCGGTCGCCAAGGCCACCGGAGCGCTCAAGCCGATCACGGTGACCGTCGATGTGCGGGGCATCCCAGCCGCCGACCCCGCCGCCTTGATCGCCGCCGCCAAGCAGAAGGGCAGCCTCAACATCGTGATTCGCAACCAGCCCCACGGCAGCGTCACGGTCAAGGATGTCACCCCCCTGCCCCGCCGCATTTCCACGATCACCCCGGCTGGTCGGGTGATCACGGTGGATGACCCCAACCAGAGGGTGTTCAGCACCCTTGATGCCCGTTTCCTGCTCCAGGGCCAGGGTCAGATCACCAAGGAGGGTGTGGAGTTCGGGGGGCAGGGCATCAAGGTGGGAACCCCGATCGAACTGGATGACAACCAGTTCCGGGTCTCCGGCACGGTGACCAGCCTGAAGGTGGGGTCCTGA
- the dacB gene encoding D-alanyl-D-alanine carboxypeptidase/D-alanyl-D-alanine-endopeptidase: MVTSPRPALLATLATALITLPAPPMRAQDQAIPLASLPPAPPPVGLPQLQSLASCPGLQQRLLATVGGESSVWSVTVADGGGRLLADLNGQRPRIPASNQKLISTAYALDRLGPDFRLKTQLWRLGDGTLRLTGSGDPDLGLSQLQRFAKLALGSGGSSSPAPSLVRLQLAEEPTPNWWPQGWQMGDRAEAYGAPITRLALTSNAIEMAIPNPVGRLQRLLQQEMARQGGKAVQISLVPAQASATGDMVLLHEEPSAPMHDLLSLANTESHNFTAEVLLRSASGTWNLATARQLEMQWLYQQGLPMAGVSVADGSGLDRANRVTSRLLAALLVRMAQHPYGANYQASMAIAGRRGTLRHLFIGTPIEGRFRGKTGTISGVRSISGVLDTVDGPRYVSMISNGASAPNTTIGRILTQVQNVSLCQPPA; encoded by the coding sequence ATGGTGACCTCCCCTCGGCCGGCCCTGCTCGCGACCCTCGCCACGGCGCTGATCACCCTTCCTGCCCCCCCGATGCGGGCCCAGGACCAGGCCATTCCCCTGGCGTCACTGCCTCCCGCCCCACCGCCGGTGGGGCTTCCCCAGCTGCAGAGCCTGGCCAGTTGCCCGGGTCTCCAGCAGCGTCTTCTGGCCACCGTCGGCGGGGAGTCGTCGGTCTGGAGTGTGACCGTGGCCGATGGCGGCGGTCGCCTTCTGGCCGATCTCAACGGCCAGCGGCCGCGCATCCCCGCCTCCAATCAGAAACTGATCAGCACGGCCTATGCCCTCGATCGGCTGGGCCCCGATTTCCGCCTAAAGACCCAGCTCTGGCGCCTGGGCGATGGCACCCTGCGCCTCACGGGATCGGGCGACCCCGATCTCGGCCTCTCCCAGCTGCAGCGTTTTGCCAAACTTGCTCTCGGTTCTGGCGGTAGCTCCAGCCCGGCGCCTTCCCTGGTGCGGCTGCAGCTGGCTGAGGAGCCCACTCCCAACTGGTGGCCCCAGGGTTGGCAGATGGGTGATCGCGCCGAGGCCTACGGGGCGCCGATCACCCGCCTGGCCCTGACCAGCAATGCGATCGAGATGGCGATCCCGAATCCGGTCGGACGGCTGCAGCGCCTGCTGCAGCAGGAGATGGCCCGTCAGGGGGGCAAGGCCGTGCAGATTTCACTCGTGCCCGCCCAGGCCAGCGCCACGGGCGACATGGTGCTGCTGCACGAGGAGCCCTCGGCGCCCATGCACGATCTGCTCAGCCTGGCCAACACCGAAAGCCACAATTTCACGGCCGAAGTCCTGCTTCGTTCCGCCAGCGGCACCTGGAACCTGGCCACGGCCCGGCAGCTGGAGATGCAGTGGCTGTACCAGCAGGGTCTGCCCATGGCCGGTGTCTCCGTGGCCGATGGCAGCGGCCTCGACCGCGCCAACCGTGTCACCAGCCGGTTGCTGGCGGCCCTGCTGGTGCGCATGGCCCAGCACCCCTATGGCGCCAACTACCAGGCCTCGATGGCGATTGCCGGGCGCCGGGGGACCCTGCGTCACCTGTTCATCGGCACCCCGATCGAGGGCCGATTCCGTGGCAAGACCGGCACGATTTCAGGGGTGCGCTCCATCTCCGGTGTGCTCGACACCGTTGATGGACCCCGCTACGTGAGCATGATCTCCAACGGTGCCTCGGCGCCGAACACCACCATCGGGCGGATCCTCACCCAGGTGCAGAACGTCAGCCTCTGCCAGCCGCCTGCCTGA
- the leuS gene encoding leucine--tRNA ligase produces the protein MAVTDPSRYQPQAIEERWQARWQEQRLHATPEPGESPYYALSMFPYPSGNLHMGHVRNYVITDVIARVQRLRGRQVLHPMGWDAFGLPAENAAIERGIDPGDWTDSNIAQMRRQLQRLGLSIDWDRELATCHSTYYRWTQWLFLQFLDGGLAYQKDATVNWDPIDQTVLANEQVDGEGRSWRSGALVEKRKLRQWFLKITDYADALLDDLKLLEGWPERVRTMQANWIGRSVGAELRFPVLDGEGAETGEAITVFTTRPDTVFGVSYLVLAPEHSLVAALTIPEQEPAVAAFQDRVSRQSEQERTAEDKPKQGIPLGTSVRNPFNGETIPLWIADYVLADYGTGAVMGVPAHDQRDFVFSRRYELPVRQVIVPAGADEHAFEGGAWTEAGVLIHSGAFDGVPSKEAKAGIIALAEQQGWGQGRVQFRLRDWLISRQRYWGCPIPVIHCDHCGVVPVPEEQLPVELPRNVAFSGKGASPLAQLKDWAEVPCPSCGAPARRESDTMDTFICSSWYYLRYCDPHNTSLPFGREAADRWLPVDQYVGGIEHAILHLLYSRFFTKVLRDRGLLGFDEPFLRLLTQGMVQGITYKNPHTGKYIPPAEVADPSDPRDPLTGEVLEVFYEKMSKSKHNGVDPAVVIDRYGADTARMFILFKAPPEKDLEWDDADVEGQFRFLQRLWRLVEGAVERGLSLEAAPRPSGPGLLGSADLTPQEQELRRAVHTAIAAIDHDLADGAYQLNTAVSELMKLSNAMAGGLESVGEPVAQEALHALVVLLAPFAPHLAEELWLKLGGGGSVHQQRWPSADGSALVRDSLELVIQVKGKVRGSLTVPADADAATLERLALGSDVALKWLEGQPPRRVIVVPGKLVNLVP, from the coding sequence ATGGCCGTGACCGACCCTTCCCGCTACCAGCCCCAGGCGATCGAGGAGCGCTGGCAGGCCCGCTGGCAGGAGCAGCGGCTGCACGCCACGCCGGAACCGGGAGAGAGCCCGTACTACGCCCTCTCGATGTTTCCCTACCCGTCGGGGAACCTGCACATGGGCCATGTGCGCAATTACGTGATCACCGATGTGATCGCCCGGGTGCAGCGGCTGCGGGGTCGCCAGGTGCTCCACCCGATGGGCTGGGATGCCTTCGGCCTGCCGGCGGAGAACGCCGCGATCGAACGGGGCATCGACCCGGGGGATTGGACCGACAGCAACATCGCCCAGATGCGCCGCCAGCTGCAGCGGCTGGGACTCTCGATTGACTGGGATCGGGAGCTGGCCACCTGCCACAGCACGTACTACCGCTGGACCCAGTGGCTGTTCCTGCAGTTCCTCGATGGGGGCCTGGCCTACCAGAAGGACGCCACGGTCAACTGGGATCCGATCGATCAGACCGTGCTCGCCAACGAGCAGGTGGACGGGGAGGGGCGCTCCTGGCGCTCCGGTGCCCTGGTGGAGAAACGCAAGCTGCGCCAGTGGTTCTTGAAGATCACCGACTACGCCGATGCCCTGCTCGACGACCTCAAACTGCTGGAGGGCTGGCCGGAGCGTGTGCGCACCATGCAGGCCAACTGGATCGGCCGCTCCGTGGGGGCCGAACTGCGTTTCCCCGTACTGGATGGGGAAGGTGCCGAAACCGGCGAGGCGATCACGGTGTTCACCACCCGCCCCGACACGGTGTTTGGCGTGAGCTACCTGGTGCTAGCGCCCGAGCATTCCCTGGTGGCAGCACTCACCATCCCTGAACAGGAGCCTGCCGTGGCCGCCTTCCAAGACCGTGTGAGCCGACAGAGCGAACAGGAGCGCACCGCCGAGGACAAGCCCAAACAGGGGATCCCCCTGGGGACCTCGGTGCGCAACCCCTTCAACGGCGAGACGATCCCCCTCTGGATCGCCGACTACGTGCTCGCCGACTACGGCACCGGGGCGGTGATGGGAGTGCCGGCCCACGACCAGCGGGATTTTGTGTTTTCCCGCCGCTACGAGCTGCCGGTGCGGCAGGTGATCGTGCCCGCCGGCGCGGATGAACACGCCTTCGAGGGCGGTGCCTGGACCGAAGCCGGTGTGCTGATCCACTCCGGTGCCTTCGATGGAGTGCCCTCAAAGGAGGCCAAGGCCGGGATCATCGCCCTGGCGGAACAGCAGGGCTGGGGCCAGGGCCGGGTGCAGTTCCGACTGCGCGACTGGCTGATCTCCCGTCAGCGCTACTGGGGCTGCCCGATCCCAGTGATCCACTGCGACCACTGCGGTGTGGTGCCCGTGCCCGAGGAGCAGCTGCCGGTGGAGCTTCCGCGGAACGTCGCCTTCAGCGGCAAGGGCGCCTCACCCCTGGCCCAGCTCAAGGACTGGGCCGAGGTGCCCTGCCCCAGCTGTGGGGCCCCTGCCCGGCGCGAAAGCGACACCATGGACACCTTCATCTGCTCGTCCTGGTACTACCTGCGCTACTGCGACCCCCACAACACGTCCCTGCCCTTCGGGCGTGAGGCCGCCGACCGCTGGCTGCCCGTGGATCAGTACGTGGGCGGCATCGAGCACGCCATCCTGCACCTGCTCTATTCCCGCTTCTTCACCAAGGTGCTGCGGGACCGGGGCCTGCTGGGCTTCGACGAGCCCTTCCTGCGCCTGCTCACCCAGGGCATGGTGCAGGGGATCACCTACAAGAATCCCCACACCGGCAAGTACATCCCTCCGGCGGAGGTGGCCGACCCCAGCGACCCCCGCGACCCGCTCACGGGCGAGGTGCTGGAAGTGTTCTACGAAAAGATGTCGAAGTCGAAGCACAACGGCGTCGATCCAGCCGTGGTGATCGACCGCTACGGCGCCGACACGGCCCGCATGTTCATTCTGTTCAAAGCCCCTCCCGAGAAGGATCTGGAGTGGGATGACGCCGACGTGGAGGGTCAGTTCCGCTTTCTGCAACGGCTCTGGCGGTTGGTGGAGGGGGCCGTGGAACGAGGCCTGAGCCTGGAGGCTGCACCCCGTCCGTCGGGTCCAGGCTTGCTCGGATCAGCCGATCTGACCCCCCAGGAACAGGAGCTCCGCCGGGCGGTCCACACCGCCATTGCCGCCATCGACCACGACCTGGCTGATGGCGCCTACCAGCTGAACACCGCCGTCTCGGAGCTGATGAAGCTCAGCAATGCCATGGCGGGGGGCCTGGAAAGCGTGGGTGAACCCGTGGCCCAGGAAGCCCTCCACGCCCTGGTGGTGCTGCTGGCCCCCTTCGCCCCCCACCTGGCCGAGGAGCTGTGGTTGAAGCTGGGGGGCGGCGGCAGCGTGCACCAGCAACGCTGGCCCAGCGCCGATGGCAGCGCCCTGGTGCGCGACAGCCTTGAACTGGTGATTCAGGTGAAGGGCAAGGTGCGCGGCAGCCTCACCGTGCCGGCCGATGCCGATGCCGCCACCCTGGAACGGCTGGCCCTCGGCAGCGACGTGGCCCTCAAGTGGCTGGAGGGCCAGCCCCCCCGTCGGGTGATCGTGGTGCCCGGCAAACTCGTGAACCTGGTGCCCTGA
- the uvrC gene encoding excinuclease ABC subunit UvrC — translation MSVAGTLRPLLQHPERLELRLKELPAEPGCYLMRDGDDRILYIGKSKSLRSRVRSYFRDSHDLSPRIALMVRQVVEIEFIVTDSEAEALALESNLIKAHQPHFNVLLKDDKKYPYLCITWSEPYPRIFITRQRRFRKPLDRFYGPYVDVGLLRRTLALVKRVFPMRQRPQPLYRERTCLNYDIGRCPGVCQQKISPDDYQRLLRKVAMIFQGRNDELLELLTAQMERYAERLDFEQAAMVRDQLQGLENLTADQKMSLGDSSVSRDVIALASDERVAAVQLFQMRAGKLVGRLGYTADASIATVGEILQRVIEEHYGQVEPVEIPPEVLVQHALPQHQLIADWLGERRGRKVSLQHPKRQQKADLVELVERNAGFELARAQRTAEQHQLATEDLAQLLELPVPPRRIEGYDISHIQGSDAVASQVVFIDGLPARQHYRKYKIQSTSITAGHSDDFMAMAEIMRRRFRRWAQAKAEGANLAELRRSSQSALHTGGLNDWPDLVMIDGGKGQLSAVMEALRELDLHEELVVCSLAKQREEVFLPGASQPLESEAEQLGVLLLRRLRDEAHRFAVSYHRQQRGERMKRSRLSEIPGLGPRRVKDLLAHFRSIDAIQLASLEQIAAAPGVGPALALQIRGYFHPEEEAGQEAEAS, via the coding sequence TTGAGTGTGGCCGGCACGCTGCGGCCGCTGCTCCAGCACCCCGAGCGGCTGGAGCTGAGGCTCAAGGAGTTGCCGGCTGAACCCGGTTGCTATCTGATGCGCGATGGCGACGACCGCATCCTTTACATCGGTAAATCGAAGAGCCTGCGCAGCCGCGTGCGCAGCTACTTCCGCGACTCCCACGATCTCAGCCCGCGCATCGCTCTGATGGTGCGGCAGGTGGTGGAGATCGAGTTCATCGTCACCGACAGCGAGGCGGAAGCGCTGGCCCTGGAGTCGAATCTGATCAAGGCCCATCAGCCCCACTTCAACGTGCTGCTGAAGGACGACAAAAAGTACCCCTACCTCTGCATCACCTGGAGCGAGCCCTACCCCCGCATCTTCATCACCCGCCAGCGGCGTTTCCGCAAGCCCCTGGACCGTTTCTATGGACCCTATGTGGATGTGGGTCTGCTGCGCCGCACCCTGGCCCTGGTCAAGCGTGTGTTTCCGATGCGCCAGCGACCCCAGCCCCTCTACCGGGAGCGCACCTGCCTCAACTACGACATCGGCCGTTGCCCGGGGGTCTGCCAGCAGAAGATCAGCCCCGACGACTATCAGCGTCTGCTGCGCAAGGTGGCGATGATCTTCCAGGGCCGCAACGATGAGTTGCTGGAGCTGCTCACGGCCCAGATGGAGCGCTACGCCGAGCGCCTTGACTTCGAGCAGGCGGCCATGGTGCGTGACCAGCTGCAGGGCCTTGAAAACCTCACGGCCGACCAGAAGATGAGCCTGGGAGATAGTTCCGTCTCACGGGATGTGATTGCCCTGGCCTCCGATGAGCGCGTGGCGGCTGTGCAGCTGTTTCAGATGCGCGCCGGCAAGTTGGTGGGCCGGCTGGGCTACACCGCCGACGCCAGCATCGCCACGGTTGGGGAGATCCTGCAGCGGGTGATCGAGGAGCACTACGGCCAGGTGGAGCCGGTGGAGATTCCGCCCGAGGTGCTGGTGCAGCATGCCCTCCCCCAGCACCAGCTGATCGCTGACTGGCTCGGGGAACGGCGCGGCCGCAAGGTGAGCCTGCAGCACCCCAAACGCCAGCAGAAGGCCGACCTGGTGGAGCTGGTGGAGCGCAACGCCGGCTTCGAGCTGGCCCGGGCCCAGCGCACGGCCGAGCAGCATCAGCTGGCCACGGAAGATCTGGCGCAGTTGCTGGAGTTGCCCGTGCCGCCCCGGCGCATCGAGGGCTACGACATCAGCCACATCCAGGGCAGCGATGCGGTTGCGTCACAGGTGGTGTTCATCGATGGGCTGCCGGCCCGCCAGCACTACCGCAAGTACAAGATCCAGAGCACCAGCATCACGGCCGGCCACAGCGACGACTTCATGGCCATGGCCGAGATCATGCGGCGCCGCTTCCGCCGCTGGGCCCAGGCCAAGGCCGAGGGAGCCAACCTGGCGGAACTGCGGCGATCCAGCCAGAGCGCCCTCCACACCGGCGGCCTCAATGACTGGCCCGATCTGGTGATGATCGACGGCGGCAAGGGTCAGCTCTCCGCCGTGATGGAGGCCCTGCGCGAGCTTGACCTCCACGAGGAGCTGGTGGTCTGCTCGCTGGCCAAACAGCGGGAAGAGGTGTTCCTGCCCGGGGCCAGCCAGCCCCTGGAGAGCGAAGCCGAACAGCTGGGGGTGCTGCTGCTGCGTCGTCTGCGCGATGAGGCCCACCGCTTCGCGGTCAGCTATCACCGTCAGCAGCGCGGTGAGCGCATGAAGCGCTCGCGGTTGAGCGAGATCCCGGGGCTCGGTCCACGGCGGGTCAAGGACCTGCTGGCCCACTTCCGCTCGATCGATGCGATTCAGCTCGCCAGCCTCGAGCAGATCGCCGCCGCACCTGGAGTGGGGCCGGCCCTGGCCCTTCAGATCCGGGGCTACTTCCACCCCGAAGAGGAGGCGGGGCAGGAGGCCGAGGCCAGCTAG
- a CDS encoding flavin reductase family protein, with amino-acid sequence MALDAAAKKTLLRKIPHGLFICGVAEGEQVNGFTASWVTQGSFEPPLVVVAVRSDSTSNGIIQRTGRFSLNVLAADQKDLAAVFFKPQQGIGGRFEAAPFQLGELGMPILDDALGAVECELVGQVAHGDHTVFVGEVKSALLHREGEALELSATGWSYGG; translated from the coding sequence ATGGCCCTTGATGCCGCCGCCAAGAAAACCCTGCTGCGCAAGATTCCCCACGGGCTGTTCATCTGCGGCGTCGCCGAAGGGGAGCAGGTCAACGGCTTCACCGCCAGCTGGGTGACCCAGGGCTCCTTCGAGCCGCCGCTGGTGGTGGTGGCCGTGCGTTCCGACTCCACCAGCAACGGCATCATCCAGCGCACCGGCCGCTTTTCCTTGAATGTGCTGGCGGCCGATCAGAAGGACCTGGCGGCTGTGTTCTTCAAGCCCCAGCAGGGCATCGGCGGCCGCTTCGAGGCGGCCCCGTTCCAACTGGGGGAGCTGGGGATGCCAATCCTCGATGACGCCCTCGGCGCCGTGGAATGCGAGCTGGTGGGTCAGGTGGCCCACGGTGATCACACGGTGTTCGTGGGCGAGGTGAAAAGCGCCCTGTTGCACCGCGAGGGCGAGGCCCTGGAGCTGTCGGCCACGGGCTGGTCCTACGGCGGTTGA
- the dapF gene encoding diaminopimelate epimerase: MLQFSKYQGLGNDFLLLDGRTETDPAFCFGLTPELVRQLCDRRFGVGGDGIILALPPREGGELRMRIFNADGTEPEMCGNGIRCLARFLADSDGDAPGRTWQVETLAGRIVPELQGDGGVRVDMGEPFLVPSEVPTLLSVGAAGLPQGEFELEGERFAAAAAGMGNPHVVVPVADVAAIPLERFGPLLEHHPSFPARTNVHFVQVLSPTHLRLRVWERGAGPTLACGTGACAALVVMHRLGLCEAAARLDLPGGPLQISWDPSSNHLFMTGPAELVFDGVLATEEHEMRPLWEAPAISELPEPPSVDSAAPSPVSAADAPCQDPASVVAPPDIQCAVVCVQGCVRPEACASAEARSRVAALLSERSLDDLVALASSSLESRSRSRQGPGGAPLEGP; this comes from the coding sequence GTGCTCCAGTTCAGCAAATACCAGGGATTGGGCAACGATTTTCTGCTGCTGGATGGCCGCACGGAAACCGATCCCGCCTTCTGCTTCGGCCTCACCCCTGAGTTGGTGCGGCAGCTCTGTGATCGCCGCTTCGGTGTTGGAGGCGATGGGATCATCCTGGCCTTGCCGCCCAGGGAGGGCGGCGAGCTGCGCATGCGCATCTTCAACGCCGATGGCACCGAGCCTGAGATGTGCGGCAACGGCATCCGCTGCCTGGCCCGGTTCCTGGCTGACAGCGACGGTGACGCCCCGGGGCGTACCTGGCAGGTGGAGACCCTGGCCGGTCGGATCGTGCCCGAGCTTCAGGGCGATGGCGGCGTGCGCGTCGACATGGGCGAGCCGTTCCTGGTGCCCTCGGAGGTGCCCACCCTGCTCTCGGTGGGAGCGGCCGGCCTGCCCCAGGGGGAATTTGAGCTGGAGGGTGAGCGGTTCGCGGCGGCGGCCGCCGGCATGGGCAATCCCCACGTGGTCGTGCCCGTGGCCGATGTGGCGGCCATCCCGCTGGAGCGTTTCGGTCCGCTGCTTGAGCACCATCCCAGTTTCCCGGCCCGCACCAACGTTCATTTCGTCCAGGTGCTGAGCCCCACCCACCTGCGCCTGCGGGTGTGGGAGCGGGGGGCGGGTCCCACCCTGGCCTGTGGCACCGGAGCCTGCGCCGCTCTCGTGGTGATGCATCGGCTCGGGCTGTGTGAGGCCGCCGCCCGTCTTGATCTGCCCGGCGGTCCATTGCAGATCTCCTGGGATCCCTCCAGCAACCACCTGTTCATGACCGGTCCGGCGGAGCTGGTCTTCGATGGCGTACTGGCCACCGAAGAGCACGAGATGCGGCCCCTGTGGGAAGCCCCAGCGATCTCTGAACTCCCGGAGCCCCCGTCGGTTGACTCTGCTGCTCCTTCTCCCGTCTCAGCCGCGGATGCTCCCTGCCAAGATCCGGCCTCGGTCGTTGCTCCACCCGACATTCAATGTGCCGTGGTCTGCGTGCAGGGCTGCGTCCGCCCGGAGGCCTGCGCCAGTGCCGAGGCCCGCTCGCGGGTGGCCGCCCTGCTGAGTGAGCGTTCCCTCGATGATCTGGTCGCCTTGGCCAGCAGCTCCCTGGAGTCCCGCAGCCGCTCCCGTCAGGGGCCCGGCGGGGCACCCCTTGAAGGCCCTTGA
- a CDS encoding Hfq-related RNA-binding protein — MALLDTSLPGVRQLQNWIRAKTAVQVQLHDGTKLDGLLDWQDVEFLALRLPNDSDPVLIQRLSVTVIRSLG, encoded by the coding sequence TTGGCCCTCCTGGACACCTCCCTACCGGGTGTAAGGCAACTGCAGAATTGGATTCGCGCCAAGACGGCGGTGCAGGTGCAGCTCCACGACGGCACCAAACTCGACGGCCTCCTGGATTGGCAGGACGTGGAATTTCTTGCCCTGCGCCTCCCCAACGACAGCGATCCGGTGCTGATCCAGCGCCTCTCCGTGACCGTGATCCGTTCCTTGGGCTGA
- a CDS encoding DUF1995 family protein translates to MVLPADLRAAEAQALAALVQALGARAGGRWTVELRFEGLRLLPVALRLLNALNRVEPRATLVFTDAGAAALARRDAPDQADRLTSLSDRQRLQRRAAETGDAAADDGVLVLAAPSQAEYSEVEEICQAHRGAVVLLNGRLEDAAIGIGSVARERRRGFLATWESAYALIPRGASALRRSFPDSWELYRQDPDGFRLASRFETKPDPEEIDQALAAEGQGLDVAAGLGALDRFIEGLRN, encoded by the coding sequence ATGGTGCTTCCCGCCGATCTGCGCGCCGCCGAGGCCCAGGCCCTGGCCGCCCTGGTCCAGGCTCTGGGCGCCCGCGCCGGCGGTCGCTGGACCGTGGAACTGCGCTTCGAGGGACTGCGGCTGCTGCCCGTGGCTCTGCGGCTGCTGAATGCACTCAATAGGGTGGAACCCAGGGCCACCCTCGTGTTCACCGATGCCGGCGCCGCTGCCCTGGCCCGCCGGGATGCTCCGGATCAGGCCGATCGGCTGACCAGCCTCAGTGACCGCCAACGCCTGCAGAGGCGGGCCGCCGAGACCGGTGACGCAGCGGCTGACGATGGGGTGCTGGTGCTGGCGGCCCCATCCCAGGCCGAGTACAGCGAGGTGGAGGAGATCTGTCAGGCGCACCGTGGCGCCGTGGTGTTGCTCAACGGCCGTCTGGAGGATGCCGCCATCGGCATCGGCAGTGTGGCCCGGGAGCGCCGCCGTGGCTTCCTGGCCACGTGGGAGTCGGCCTACGCCCTGATCCCCCGCGGCGCCTCCGCCCTGCGGCGCAGCTTCCCGGACTCCTGGGAGCTCTACCGCCAGGACCCCGACGGGTTCCGGCTGGCCAGCCGATTCGAGACCAAACCCGACCCGGAGGAGATCGATCAGGCCCTGGCCGCGGAGGGTCAAGGCCTCGATGTGGCCGCCGGCCTGGGGGCCCTCGATCGTTTCATCGAGGGCCTGCGCAACTGA
- the coaD gene encoding pantetheine-phosphate adenylyltransferase has translation MKVLYPGSFDPLTLGHLDLIERSVRLFGGVVVAVLQNPGKTPSFPLDQRLGQIRLATAHLRGVEVSSFDGLTVEFARRCDAMVILRGLRALSDFEFELQIAHTNHSLAPEVETLFMATSAQHSFLSSSVVKEVARFGGNVRHMVPAGVADDLARLFNRTTPSA, from the coding sequence ATGAAGGTGCTCTATCCCGGAAGTTTCGATCCGCTCACCCTGGGGCACCTCGATCTGATCGAGCGCTCCGTGCGTCTGTTTGGTGGCGTGGTGGTGGCGGTGCTCCAGAACCCCGGCAAGACCCCAAGCTTCCCCCTCGACCAGCGGCTGGGGCAGATCCGCCTGGCCACCGCCCACCTGCGGGGGGTGGAGGTGAGCAGCTTCGATGGCCTCACCGTGGAGTTCGCCCGCCGCTGCGACGCCATGGTGATTTTGCGGGGCCTGCGGGCGCTGAGCGACTTCGAGTTCGAGCTTCAGATCGCCCACACCAACCACAGCCTCGCCCCGGAGGTGGAAACCCTGTTCATGGCCACCTCAGCCCAGCACAGCTTCCTGAGCAGCTCGGTGGTCAAGGAGGTGGCGCGTTTCGGTGGCAACGTGCGCCACATGGTGCCGGCGGGAGTGGCGGATGATCTCGCCAGGCTCTTTAATCGAACAACCCCGAGCGCCTGA
- a CDS encoding cysteine desulfurase family protein: MSAPLVDRASVYLDACATAPPADSVLEAIAKAHQEAWANPSSLHGFGLAAADRLERSRLAIATGLGCDPAELTFCSGGTEAAQAALLGATAHLNPGRLVISAVEHPAVAAAARRLERQGWELAFLPVDRFGRVDLSALETLLEPPTRLVSVIWGQSEVGTLQPIEAIGERCRAAGVLFHTDAVQVVGHRPINLKTLPVDLFSFTAHKFQGPRGIGALVASPGLRFAPLVDGGRQEAGRRGGTEAVALAAGFAEAMALANARLASHGGDPIQPLRDRLLAELLAIPGLELSGCPSERLPHHISLLVSFPGGEPLPGRRLVEELWREGYAVSSGTACSSGLASASPVLMAMGVEPARAASALRISLGPWLRDEDLSGFALALGRAQAAVAAG, encoded by the coding sequence TTGAGCGCCCCCTTGGTTGATCGGGCCAGTGTCTATCTGGATGCCTGCGCCACGGCGCCACCGGCGGACTCGGTGCTGGAGGCGATCGCCAAGGCCCACCAGGAGGCCTGGGCGAATCCATCGAGCCTGCATGGTTTCGGTCTGGCGGCTGCCGATCGCCTGGAGCGCAGTCGGCTGGCCATCGCCACTGGGCTCGGCTGCGACCCAGCTGAGCTCACCTTCTGCTCCGGTGGCACCGAAGCGGCCCAGGCCGCCCTGCTGGGGGCAACGGCCCATCTGAACCCTGGGCGGCTGGTGATCTCGGCCGTGGAGCACCCCGCCGTTGCCGCCGCCGCCCGGCGGCTGGAGCGCCAGGGATGGGAGCTGGCGTTCTTGCCGGTGGATCGTTTCGGCCGGGTTGACCTGAGCGCCCTGGAAACCCTTCTGGAGCCCCCCACCCGGCTGGTGTCGGTGATCTGGGGTCAGAGCGAGGTGGGCACCCTGCAGCCGATCGAGGCCATCGGTGAGCGCTGCCGCGCGGCGGGCGTGTTGTTCCATACCGATGCGGTGCAGGTGGTGGGTCACCGGCCGATCAATCTCAAGACACTGCCGGTGGATCTGTTCAGTTTCACGGCCCACAAGTTCCAGGGCCCCCGGGGCATCGGCGCGCTCGTCGCTTCCCCTGGCCTGCGCTTCGCACCGCTCGTCGATGGCGGCAGACAGGAGGCCGGACGGCGCGGCGGCACCGAAGCCGTGGCCCTGGCGGCGGGCTTTGCCGAGGCGATGGCCCTGGCGAACGCTCGCCTGGCCAGCCATGGAGGTGATCCGATCCAACCGCTGCGGGATCGCCTGCTGGCGGAGCTGCTGGCGATCCCTGGCCTCGAGCTCTCCGGCTGCCCTAGCGAGCGGCTGCCCCATCACATCAGTCTGTTGGTGTCATTTCCAGGAGGCGAGCCACTGCCAGGTCGTCGCCTGGTGGAGGAGCTCTGGCGTGAGGGTTATGCGGTCAGCAGCGGCACCGCCTGCAGCAGTGGTCTGGCGAGCGCCAGCCCCGTGCTGATGGCCATGGGTGTGGAACCGGCCCGGGCCGCCTCGGCCCTGCGCATCAGCCTCGGGCCCTGGCTGCGGGACGAGGATCTGTCGGGTTTCGCGCTGGCCCTGGGGCGGGCCCAGGCGGCCGTGGCCGCTGGGTAA